Within the Nocardioides humi genome, the region ATCAGCGGTATGTGGAGGTCGGGGACCCCGACACCAACGGCATGGTCCACCTCTCCGGCGTGATGGACGCCGCCGACGGACACGACCTCGATCAGGCGATCGCCCGCCGCGCGTCCCTGCTGGGCGACCTCGGCAACGAGCAGTCGCTGGACGTGCGCCGCTCGATCGCCCTCGGCGAGATCGCCCGGGCCGATCTCACCCTCGACCTGGAGGGCTCGCCCGGACGCAAGGCAGTGCTCAACGTCCACATCACCGACACCACCCTCACCGGAGCAGGACCATTCGCGAATCCGGTCGGCAGGTGGGAGGAGGGCCGGTGCCCGGTCGCGAGTGAGCAGATCCGCGACTGGCTCAAATCGGCGTCCACGATCATCGTGCGGCCGGTGATCGACCTCGCCGACCACGTGCCGGTCGACTCCTACGAGATCCCCGACAGACATCGGGCACGCGTGATCCTGCGCGACCACACCTGCCGCTTCCCCCACTGCACGAGACCCGCTGCGAAGTGCGACATCGATCATGCCCGGCCCCACGGCGAGGGCGGACCGACCTGCCCCTGCAACGAGGTCGCCCTATGTCGACGGCATCATCGTGCCAAGACGCACTCCCGGTGGCGCTACGACATCACCGCACTGGCGACCTACGAGTGGACCAGCCCGAACGGGTTCCGGTTCCGCGTCGACCACCGCGGCACCCACCCCATCAGACCAAGCCCGTCCACCGACCCATGCAGCACAGCACCCCCTGAGCGCCCGCGCAGCGAGGCGCCGTAGCCGACCCGGCGGATCCGGGCGGCGAGCGCCAGCGAGCACGCACTGATGCGCCGGGTCGGCGGGCGCCAGCAGCGGATCCCAGCCGACCACTGCGGCGCCCCATCACGTCAGCGGTAAAGAAGACCCCGGCCGAGGGAGCTGCAAGCCGAGCAGATCAGCCCTCGAACCGCTCCGACAACGCGTACCGCAGCAGCGCGACGTCGCCGATCGCCCGGCTCTCCACCAGCTCCGCGCGGTGGTCGGGACACCACGGGAACGTGAAGGGATAGCCGGTCACCGGGTCGTCGGTCGCGTAGAGCCGCTCTTGGTGGAGCACCGCGTCGCCGCCGTACCGGTAGACGTGGAGGTCGGGGAACCCGCCGGCGGCCGCGCCGACTGCCAGGGCGCCGAGGATCACGGCGACGACGACTGCCGGTCCGGCAACCCGCCGTACGCGGTCCATCGCCTGAGCCTAGGCTTGCGGCGTGCGACTGGCCACCTGGAACGTCAACTCCCTCCGCACGCGGATCGACCGCGTCGAAGCCTTCCTCGACCGGCACGACATCGACGTGCTCGCCGTCCAGGAGACCAAGGCCCGCGAGGACCAACTGCCGCTGATGGGGCTGCAGGCACGCGGGTACGACGTCGCCGCCCACGGCCTCAACCAGTGGAACGGCGTCGCCCTGATCAGCCGGGTGGGACTCGAGGACGTCACCGCCGGCTTCCCCGGCCAGCCCGGCTTCGGCGACGCCGCCGAGGTCGAGGCCCGCGCCCTCGGCGCCACCTGCGGAGGGGTGCGGGTGTGGAGCCTGTACGTCCCCAACGGCCGCAAGCCCGACGACCCCCACTACGTCTACAAGCTCGACTGGCTCTCCCGCCTGCGCTCGGCCGCGGAGTCCTGGCTGGACGTCCCCACCGCCCTCGTCGGCGACTGGAACATCTGCCCCACCGACGACGACGTCTTCGACATCGCCCAGTTCAAGAACTCCACCCACGTCACCCCCGCCGAGCGCGCCGCCTTCCAGGCGTTCCTCGACGGCGGCTGGACCGAGGTGACGCGCACGCACGCGCCGTCGTACACCTACTGGGACTACTACCGCCAGCGGTTCGAGCGCGACCGCGGGCTGAAGATCGACTTCGTCCTCGGGTCCGCGTCCTTCGCCGAGCGGGTCACCGGCGCGTTCATCGACCGCGAGGAGCGCGACCCGTCGGTGTTCAGCGGTGCGCCGTCGGATCACGCGCCGGTGGTCGTCGACCTGGCGGACTGACGCGGCGGCGCAGTCACTCAGGCACGATGGAAGACGACCGTCCTGCCAGTGAGATCGACCTGCGATGCCTTCCAGCCGGCATCGATGATCGCCCTCGCCACGGCGCTTCCCTCGTAGCTGTGCCAATGGGCGACGTGCACCATCGACGAGTTCGGCAAGGCGAAGCCGAGCACGGCCTCGACCTCGGCGAAGGTCGCAAAGACCTCGCCCGCGTCCTGCCTCTTCAGCCACCGCCAGAGGGGCGCGTACTTGCCGGCATGCATGACAGTCGGCCCTGCACCGGACGCCGACGGCACCCGGCCGCCGTCCGGATCTCCCGCCCACGACAAGGCGCCGGCGGGGAGTGCAGGCGAGCTGCTGCGCGCCGCAAGCGCATAGACGTCCTCACGGGTCCAGATCACGACCGGCGGACCTGGGCGATCCACGAGCGTCTGGGCGAACTTCCGGAGGCCGACATCCTTCTCGCTCTCGCCGGCCAACACGATCACTCCCAGGCTGACCCCGGCATCGGTCAGGTTGAGCAGGTCGC harbors:
- a CDS encoding DUF7662 domain-containing protein; this translates as MEDAPELNRELTRLLCEAGELFGFGVQREYAVPGGRIDVVWVVDVPIWSQPLPVIGFEVESSWRTRKHVKGDLLNLTDAGVSLGVIVLAGESEKDVGLRKFAQTLVDRPGPPVVIWTREDVYALAARSSSPALPAGALSWAGDPDGGRVPSASGAGPTVMHAGKYAPLWRWLKRQDAGEVFATFAEVEAVLGFALPNSSMVHVAHWHSYEGSAVARAIIDAGWKASQVDLTGRTVVFHRA
- a CDS encoding HNH endonuclease signature motif containing protein, translated to MDLGTTPRSTATTAGVLSAIRAEVEGRQASQIREWEAIVAWASANIVTSPEGAATITDGYLDTGVPIAGASAPLVSEFALMELVAVLGRSPDGGRAYVGRIIECAWRLPQVYAAVVAGRLTPWRAEKIADLTHSLNADAAAFVDRQLFNASGVGWAQLDRLIAEAIVRHDPEKAETERQVASDQRYVEVGDPDTNGMVHLSGVMDAADGHDLDQAIARRASLLGDLGNEQSLDVRRSIALGEIARADLTLDLEGSPGRKAVLNVHITDTTLTGAGPFANPVGRWEEGRCPVASEQIRDWLKSASTIIVRPVIDLADHVPVDSYEIPDRHRARVILRDHTCRFPHCTRPAAKCDIDHARPHGEGGPTCPCNEVALCRRHHRAKTHSRWRYDITALATYEWTSPNGFRFRVDHRGTHPIRPSPSTDPCSTAPPERPRSEAP
- a CDS encoding exodeoxyribonuclease III — its product is MRLATWNVNSLRTRIDRVEAFLDRHDIDVLAVQETKAREDQLPLMGLQARGYDVAAHGLNQWNGVALISRVGLEDVTAGFPGQPGFGDAAEVEARALGATCGGVRVWSLYVPNGRKPDDPHYVYKLDWLSRLRSAAESWLDVPTALVGDWNICPTDDDVFDIAQFKNSTHVTPAERAAFQAFLDGGWTEVTRTHAPSYTYWDYYRQRFERDRGLKIDFVLGSASFAERVTGAFIDREERDPSVFSGAPSDHAPVVVDLAD